A section of the Arabiibacter massiliensis genome encodes:
- a CDS encoding desulfoferrodoxin family protein translates to MDLKFYRCAHCGNVAIKPFDAGVPMMCCGEQMAELTANTTDAALEKHVPVVRVDGANVHVEVGSVLHPMTPEHYITFICLVTKSGYQIRELTPEDAPVADFALAEGDEALKVYEYCNLHGLWVAEV, encoded by the coding sequence ATGGATCTGAAATTCTACCGCTGCGCCCACTGCGGCAACGTCGCCATCAAGCCGTTCGACGCCGGGGTGCCCATGATGTGCTGCGGCGAGCAGATGGCCGAGCTCACCGCCAACACCACCGATGCCGCGCTCGAGAAGCACGTGCCGGTGGTGCGCGTCGACGGCGCGAACGTGCACGTCGAGGTGGGAAGCGTGCTGCATCCCATGACGCCGGAGCACTACATCACGTTCATCTGCCTGGTCACGAAGAGCGGCTACCAGATCCGCGAGCTCACCCCGGAGGACGCCCCCGTGGCCGACTTCGCCCTGGCCGAGGGCGACGAGGCGCTCAAGGTGTACGAGTACTGCAACCTCCACGGCCTCTGGGTCGCCGAGGTCTAG
- the rpmE gene encoding 50S ribosomal protein L31 — MKQGIHPEYVECTVKCSCGNTFTTMSTKSELKIDICNVCHPFYTGQQRFVDTGGRVQRFADKFGSAKDVVAEREAAKKAAKAAAVAEAEAKKKAEREAKAAEKAKRAEEFAKKAERDAAKAAAAEAEAAAEEAAPEATPEEAAAVDALVEEAPAAE; from the coding sequence ATGAAACAGGGAATTCATCCGGAGTACGTGGAGTGCACGGTGAAGTGCAGCTGCGGCAACACCTTCACCACCATGTCCACGAAGTCGGAGCTGAAGATCGACATCTGCAACGTGTGCCATCCGTTCTACACCGGCCAGCAGCGCTTCGTCGACACCGGCGGGCGCGTGCAGCGCTTCGCCGACAAGTTCGGCAGCGCGAAGGACGTCGTGGCCGAGCGCGAGGCCGCGAAGAAGGCCGCGAAGGCCGCCGCCGTCGCCGAGGCCGAGGCCAAGAAGAAGGCCGAGCGCGAGGCGAAGGCCGCCGAGAAGGCCAAGCGCGCCGAGGAGTTCGCGAAGAAGGCCGAGCGCGACGCCGCCAAGGCTGCCGCCGCCGAGGCCGAGGCCGCTGCCGAGGAAGCCGCCCCCGAGGCGACTCCCGAGGAGGCCGCCGCCGTCGACGCCCTCGTCGAGGAGGCTCCGGCCGCCGAGTAG
- the tsf gene encoding translation elongation factor Ts, with protein sequence MAEITASLVKELREMTGAGMMECKKALVEAEADLEKAVDVLRTRGLAAVAKKAGRATNEGTVMAIVSDDAASGAVVELNCETDFVGMNDKFKAYAEKIAKAALAAKPADLEALKAADAEGETVEAVVTDAIHTLGENIQLSRFAVAEGGAVSSYIHGGGKIGVLVQFDVQGIDPASAEFKAFGRDVAMQVAAASPVSATRESVDPAVVEHEKSIYMAQAAESGKPEAIQEKMAVGRLEKFFKENVLTEQAYVKNPDQTVADYTAETAKSLGGEIKIVDFKRFVLGE encoded by the coding sequence GATCACCGCTTCCCTGGTCAAAGAGCTCCGCGAGATGACCGGCGCCGGCATGATGGAGTGCAAGAAGGCGCTCGTCGAGGCCGAGGCCGATCTCGAGAAGGCCGTCGACGTCCTGCGCACCCGCGGCCTGGCCGCCGTCGCCAAGAAGGCCGGCCGCGCCACCAACGAGGGCACCGTCATGGCCATCGTCTCCGACGACGCCGCCAGCGGCGCCGTCGTGGAGCTGAACTGCGAGACCGACTTCGTGGGCATGAACGACAAGTTCAAGGCCTACGCCGAGAAGATCGCCAAGGCCGCGCTCGCCGCCAAGCCCGCCGACCTCGAGGCCCTCAAGGCCGCCGACGCCGAGGGCGAGACCGTGGAGGCCGTCGTGACCGACGCCATCCACACGCTCGGCGAGAACATCCAGCTGTCCCGCTTCGCGGTGGCGGAGGGCGGTGCCGTGTCGTCCTACATCCACGGCGGCGGCAAGATCGGCGTGCTCGTGCAGTTCGACGTGCAGGGCATCGACCCCGCGTCCGCCGAGTTCAAGGCCTTCGGCCGCGACGTGGCCATGCAGGTGGCCGCCGCCTCGCCGGTGTCCGCGACCCGCGAGTCCGTCGACCCGGCCGTGGTGGAGCACGAGAAGTCCATCTACATGGCGCAGGCCGCCGAGTCCGGCAAGCCCGAGGCCATCCAGGAGAAGATGGCCGTCGGCCGCCTGGAGAAGTTCTTCAAGGAGAACGTGCTCACCGAGCAGGCTTACGTGAAGAACCCCGACCAGACCGTGGCCGACTACACCGCCGAGACGGCGAAGAGCCTCGGCGGCGAGATCAAGATCGTCGACTTCAAGCGCTTCGTGCTGGGCGAGTAG
- a CDS encoding UDP-N-acetylmuramoylalanyl-D-glutamate--2,6-diaminopimelate ligase: protein MSYGVTCPACGENGLDVCRYDSMLVVSADLAMFTLRCPRCGATVSSMQHIPQKLRDEVRFAAIEVGAGMGSD, encoded by the coding sequence ATGAGTTATGGCGTGACGTGCCCCGCATGCGGCGAGAACGGCCTCGACGTGTGCCGCTACGACTCCATGCTCGTGGTGAGCGCCGACCTCGCCATGTTCACGCTGCGCTGCCCCCGATGCGGCGCAACCGTGTCCAGCATGCAGCATATCCCGCAGAAGCTGCGCGACGAGGTCCGCTTCGCCGCCATCGAGGTGGGTGCGGGAATGGGTTCGGACTAG
- the murA gene encoding UDP-N-acetylglucosamine 1-carboxyvinyltransferase, with amino-acid sequence MAEEIIIVQGTNTLAGEVSVSGAKNSALKLIAAALLGRGRTLIRNVPLISDIEIMSEVLRCLGATVERDGHTLVVDTGAVEEHETPYELVSKMRASISVLGPLIGRFGRARVAMPGGCQIGARKIDMHLVGLEAIGVTFAMDHGFLEAETPEGLRGAHVVLDFPSVGATENLLMAAVVAEGTTVIENAAREPEIVDLANMLVAMGARVEGAGSAIIEVEGVALDEMHPCEHTTVGDRIEAGTFLAGGALTGGPVTVRGIDPSYLRVALMKLSSMGCDVQTGEDWVTVSRTRPLEPIDIQTLPHPGFPTDLQAQFMLLAARADGMSVITENVFENRFMFASELMRMGADIAIEDHHALVRGVDVLQGADVSSTDLRAGAALVLAGIGAEGETRVHNIGHIDRGYEDYVGKLASLGADVVRTTVGEPSGR; translated from the coding sequence ATGGCTGAAGAGATCATCATCGTGCAGGGCACCAACACGCTGGCCGGAGAGGTGTCCGTGTCGGGCGCGAAGAACTCCGCCCTCAAGCTCATCGCGGCCGCGCTGCTCGGCCGGGGGCGCACGCTCATCCGCAACGTCCCGCTCATCTCGGACATCGAGATCATGTCGGAAGTGCTGCGCTGCCTCGGCGCCACGGTGGAGCGCGACGGGCACACCCTCGTCGTGGACACCGGCGCGGTGGAGGAGCACGAGACGCCCTACGAGCTCGTGTCCAAGATGCGCGCGAGCATCTCGGTGCTCGGCCCGCTCATCGGGCGCTTCGGGCGCGCCCGCGTCGCCATGCCGGGCGGCTGCCAGATCGGCGCCCGCAAGATCGACATGCACCTCGTGGGGCTCGAGGCCATCGGCGTCACGTTCGCCATGGACCACGGCTTCCTGGAGGCGGAGACGCCTGAGGGTCTGCGCGGCGCGCACGTCGTACTCGACTTCCCGAGCGTCGGCGCCACGGAGAACCTGCTCATGGCCGCCGTCGTGGCCGAGGGGACGACGGTCATCGAGAACGCCGCGCGCGAGCCCGAGATCGTCGACCTCGCCAACATGCTCGTCGCCATGGGCGCGCGCGTGGAGGGCGCCGGCTCGGCCATCATCGAGGTGGAGGGCGTCGCCTTAGACGAGATGCATCCCTGCGAGCACACCACGGTGGGCGACCGCATCGAGGCGGGCACGTTTTTGGCCGGCGGCGCGCTCACGGGCGGGCCGGTCACCGTGCGCGGCATCGACCCGTCGTATCTGCGCGTGGCCCTCATGAAGCTCTCGTCCATGGGCTGCGACGTTCAGACGGGCGAGGACTGGGTCACCGTCTCGCGCACGCGCCCGCTCGAGCCCATCGACATCCAGACGCTGCCGCACCCTGGCTTCCCCACGGATCTGCAGGCCCAGTTCATGCTGCTCGCGGCGCGTGCCGACGGCATGTCGGTCATCACGGAGAACGTGTTCGAGAACCGCTTCATGTTCGCCAGCGAGCTCATGCGCATGGGCGCCGACATCGCCATCGAGGACCACCACGCCCTCGTGCGCGGCGTGGACGTGCTGCAGGGCGCCGACGTGTCCTCCACCGACCTGCGCGCCGGCGCGGCCCTCGTGCTCGCGGGCATCGGGGCCGAGGGGGAGACGCGCGTGCACAACATCGGGCACATCGACCGCGGCTACGAGGACTACGTGGGCAAGCTGGCCTCGCTCGGCGCCGACGTCGTGCGCACGACGGTCGGCGAGCCGTCGGGCCGCTGA
- a CDS encoding NifU family protein, producing MVEKNDVAAVLELIRPSLQADGGDVRLVDVDADGVVSVELQGACKGCPMSQMTLANGVERILKERVPGVTKVVPADL from the coding sequence ATGGTGGAGAAGAACGACGTGGCGGCCGTGCTCGAGCTCATCCGCCCGAGCCTGCAGGCCGACGGCGGCGACGTGCGCCTCGTGGACGTGGACGCGGACGGCGTGGTGTCCGTGGAGCTGCAGGGCGCCTGCAAGGGCTGCCCGATGTCGCAGATGACGCTGGCCAACGGCGTCGAGCGCATCCTCAAGGAGCGCGTGCCCGGCGTGACGAAGGTCGTCCCCGCGGACCTGTAG
- the rhaD gene encoding rhamnulose-1-phosphate aldolase — translation MGFLDNAQEMLDKGVSVAKGAVSGVAVEQQAFAKAFVRLCADGYAQGWHEGNGGNLSYRLKPEDVASCRSFFYDNPSSWVPLGAQADNLRGEFFMVTAAGAHLRAVPLDPDAAAGIVEVSPAGDAWRIVWGFKDGAVPTSEFASHAAVHSVRKEVTGGADRVLYHAHPADVVALTSVLPLDSRTFTRTLWKVLSEGMVAFPRGLGVVPWIVPGGPEIARATADAMRGFDACVWAHHGAFCPGHTFDAAFGLMQAIAKAASVYATARAMNGGDGELPNMIPDEGLRGIAEAYRLPVNESFLA, via the coding sequence ATGGGATTTCTCGATAACGCACAGGAGATGCTGGACAAGGGCGTGTCGGTTGCGAAGGGCGCCGTGTCGGGCGTGGCGGTGGAGCAGCAGGCGTTCGCGAAGGCGTTCGTGCGCTTGTGCGCCGACGGCTACGCGCAGGGCTGGCACGAGGGCAACGGCGGCAACCTGTCGTACCGCCTGAAGCCCGAGGACGTGGCGTCGTGCCGCTCGTTCTTCTACGACAACCCGAGCTCCTGGGTGCCGCTGGGCGCGCAGGCCGACAACCTGCGCGGCGAGTTCTTCATGGTCACGGCCGCCGGCGCCCACCTGCGCGCCGTGCCGCTCGACCCGGACGCCGCGGCCGGCATCGTGGAGGTGAGCCCGGCGGGCGACGCGTGGCGCATCGTGTGGGGCTTCAAGGACGGCGCGGTGCCCACGAGCGAGTTCGCGAGCCACGCGGCCGTCCATTCCGTGCGCAAGGAGGTCACCGGCGGCGCCGATCGCGTGCTCTACCACGCGCATCCCGCCGACGTCGTGGCGCTCACGAGCGTGCTGCCGCTCGATTCGCGCACGTTCACGCGCACGCTGTGGAAGGTGCTCTCCGAGGGTATGGTCGCGTTCCCGCGCGGGCTGGGCGTCGTGCCCTGGATCGTGCCGGGCGGCCCCGAGATCGCGCGCGCCACGGCAGACGCGATGCGCGGGTTCGACGCGTGCGTGTGGGCGCATCACGGCGCGTTCTGCCCCGGCCACACCTTCGACGCCGCCTTCGGCCTCATGCAAGCCATCGCGAAGGCCGCGTCCGTCTACGCGACGGCGCGCGCGATGAACGGCGGCGACGGCGAGCTTCCCAACATGATCCCCGACGAGGGGCTGCGCGGCATCGCCGAGGCCTACCGGCTGCCCGTGAACGAATCGTTTCTGGCGTAA
- a CDS encoding LCP family protein, with the protein MPNHRKKGFTATQSKLTSRRLRSATVGTHVPRRSHQGMNGASMGFSSPRKQKRAARGYVDTILPSTSTRESSSQYSRRVSRREFTDEVRRRARVRRIVVAAACLAVALCAAAIVGAATFFGSLDAKMSLGDSDASSALVAAKSGEPFYALVAADLDEAGVAGGVPGPDALALVRVDRTARTATVVSIPATLQVALKDGEPHQLRDAAAEGDASLVSAAASFAGVSVSHLVKVDAAGVMRLVDAVGGVEVDVAEEVDDPTAGDVYLPAGRQQLDGRSALTLLRASNFEGGLERQAANQRSVLSALSVKLFGDGTLGFLALFDGLDGAFKTDVGAADALSLADALRGMDEAAVRGALVPGYETERDGTAFYMASSDAWTAMMELVEAGEDPVVEEQAPLVDPASFTITVRNGSDIAGGAAQLAATLGDRGFDVTETGNTDVYAAYDETLIVYNDDKFEGAAQTVVNALGFGRTVPGSGFYTFETDVLVVLGKDWKPTA; encoded by the coding sequence ATGCCGAACCACCGCAAGAAGGGCTTCACGGCGACGCAGTCGAAGCTCACCTCCCGCCGCCTACGCTCGGCGACGGTCGGCACGCACGTGCCGCGCCGCTCCCACCAGGGCATGAACGGCGCGTCCATGGGGTTCTCGAGCCCGCGCAAGCAGAAGCGCGCCGCCCGCGGCTACGTGGACACCATCCTGCCCTCCACGTCCACCCGCGAGAGCTCCTCGCAGTACTCCCGGCGCGTGAGCAGGCGCGAGTTCACCGACGAGGTGCGCCGCCGCGCGCGGGTGCGCCGTATCGTCGTGGCCGCCGCGTGCCTGGCCGTCGCGCTCTGCGCCGCCGCGATCGTGGGCGCGGCCACGTTCTTCGGGTCGCTCGACGCCAAGATGTCGCTCGGGGACTCCGACGCGTCCTCCGCGCTCGTCGCGGCGAAGTCGGGCGAGCCGTTCTACGCGCTCGTGGCCGCCGACCTGGACGAGGCGGGCGTCGCCGGCGGCGTGCCCGGCCCCGACGCGCTCGCGCTCGTGCGGGTGGACCGCACGGCCCGCACGGCCACCGTCGTGTCGATCCCCGCGACGCTGCAGGTGGCGCTCAAGGACGGCGAGCCCCACCAGCTGCGCGACGCGGCGGCCGAAGGGGACGCCTCGCTCGTGTCCGCGGCGGCCTCGTTCGCCGGCGTGAGCGTATCCCACCTGGTCAAAGTCGATGCGGCGGGTGTGATGCGCCTCGTCGACGCGGTGGGGGGCGTGGAGGTGGACGTCGCCGAGGAGGTGGACGACCCGACGGCGGGCGACGTGTACCTTCCCGCCGGCCGCCAGCAGCTCGACGGCCGCAGCGCGCTCACGCTCCTGCGCGCGTCGAACTTCGAGGGCGGCCTGGAGCGGCAGGCGGCCAACCAGCGCTCCGTGCTCTCGGCGCTCTCCGTGAAGCTGTTCGGCGACGGCACGCTCGGCTTCCTCGCGCTGTTCGACGGCCTCGACGGCGCGTTCAAGACCGACGTGGGCGCCGCCGACGCGCTCTCGCTCGCCGACGCGCTGCGCGGCATGGACGAGGCCGCGGTGCGCGGCGCGCTCGTGCCGGGGTACGAGACGGAGCGTGACGGCACCGCGTTCTATATGGCCTCGTCGGACGCGTGGACGGCCATGATGGAACTCGTGGAGGCGGGGGAGGACCCCGTGGTCGAGGAGCAGGCGCCCCTCGTCGATCCGGCCAGCTTCACCATCACCGTGCGCAACGGCTCGGACATCGCGGGCGGCGCGGCCCAGCTCGCGGCCACGCTGGGCGATCGCGGCTTCGACGTGACCGAGACGGGCAACACCGACGTGTACGCCGCCTACGACGAGACGCTCATCGTGTACAACGACGACAAGTTCGAGGGCGCCGCGCAGACGGTGGTGAATGCGCTCGGGTTCGGGCGCACGGTGCCGGGCAGCGGCTTCTACACGTTCGAGACCGACGTACTCGTCGTGCTCGGCAAGGACTGGAAGCCCACGGCGTAG
- the lgt gene encoding prolipoprotein diacylglyceryl transferase: MLNDIYQSLDPVAFSAGPFAVRWYGIAYVLGFVCAALVIWRVARRWRVRVDVDSLLTIMFCVIIGVIVGGRLGYVLFYGDGFYLAHPEKILAFNEGGMSFHGGLIGALLAGIVAARFTNIPYLTLADLGCIGAPLGLLFGRLANFVNGELWGAPTDAAWGVVFGGAAGTMPRHPSQLYEALLEGVVIFAVLYLLSRKQPPRPRGTFLGLFLVMYGSFRFLVEFVREPDVQLGYLWGGWLTMGQLLSVPLILVGAGVLVYALVVKKPQQGLPEMQQSE; this comes from the coding sequence ATGCTCAACGACATCTACCAGTCCCTCGATCCCGTCGCGTTCTCGGCGGGGCCCTTCGCCGTGCGGTGGTACGGCATCGCCTACGTGCTCGGCTTCGTGTGCGCGGCCCTCGTCATCTGGCGCGTCGCCCGCCGCTGGCGCGTGCGCGTGGACGTGGACTCGCTGCTCACCATCATGTTCTGCGTCATCATCGGCGTGATCGTGGGCGGGCGCCTCGGCTACGTGCTCTTCTACGGCGACGGCTTCTACCTGGCCCATCCCGAGAAGATCCTCGCGTTCAACGAGGGCGGCATGAGCTTCCACGGCGGGCTCATCGGCGCGCTTCTGGCCGGCATCGTGGCGGCCAGGTTCACGAACATCCCGTACCTCACGCTGGCCGACCTCGGCTGCATCGGCGCGCCTCTGGGCCTGCTGTTCGGCCGCCTGGCGAATTTCGTGAACGGCGAGCTGTGGGGCGCGCCCACCGACGCGGCCTGGGGCGTGGTGTTCGGCGGCGCGGCGGGCACGATGCCGCGGCATCCCTCGCAGCTCTACGAGGCGCTTCTGGAGGGCGTCGTCATCTTCGCCGTGCTCTACCTGCTCTCGCGCAAGCAGCCGCCTCGGCCGCGCGGCACGTTTCTGGGCCTGTTCCTCGTCATGTACGGCAGCTTCCGCTTCCTCGTGGAGTTCGTGCGCGAGCCCGACGTGCAGCTGGGGTATCTGTGGGGCGGCTGGCTCACCATGGGGCAGCTTCTGTCGGTGCCGCTCATCCTGGTGGGCGCGGGCGTGCTCGTTTATGCGCTTGTCGTGAAAAAGCCGCAGCAGGGCCTTCCAGAAATGCAACAGAGTGAGTAA
- the pyk gene encoding pyruvate kinase: MARRTKIVCTLGPAVDDEEALEALIGAGMDVARLNFSHGTHDEHRARMERLRRVRERLDLPCAILLDTRGPEIRTGPLAGGAPVRLEEGAELVLVERDVEGTARLVSQSCAGLSRAVSPGTSILVDDGLIELRVEGVDGADIRCTMMNAGELGERKSVNLPGTAVPLPVMTEQDRADLLFGIGQKVDFVAASFVRDAEGVRAIRRFLDENGGAGIMLVAKIECSEAVEDFDAILEASDGIMVARGDLGVEVAPYLVPHIQKEIIRACKRASKPVITATQMLESMVRNPRPTRAEVGDVANAVYDGTDAVMLSGETAMGAYPVEAVRVMARVAEASEPYLYDEAAPDRSRVHARVSLAVGMAAVQTAETLEAACIVAPTMSGRTARLMSNLRPRVPVFAVTPNARVMRQLQLSWGVTPMLGDVQGDMRHIIDDAREAVVRRGLVKPGDVAVLTVGDRSTSPVEPGIARGEDEAVATNALYVVQVHAEGEDVDRL, from the coding sequence ATGGCCCGAAGGACGAAGATCGTGTGCACGCTGGGTCCTGCGGTCGACGACGAGGAGGCGCTCGAGGCGCTGATCGGGGCCGGCATGGACGTGGCGCGCCTCAACTTCTCGCATGGCACGCACGACGAGCACCGCGCGCGGATGGAGCGGCTGCGGCGGGTGCGGGAGCGCCTGGATCTGCCGTGCGCCATCCTGCTGGACACGCGCGGGCCGGAGATCCGCACGGGCCCCCTGGCCGGCGGCGCCCCGGTGCGCCTCGAGGAGGGTGCCGAGCTCGTGCTCGTCGAGCGCGACGTGGAGGGCACGGCGCGCCTCGTCTCGCAGTCGTGCGCGGGGCTCTCGCGCGCGGTTTCGCCCGGCACGTCCATCCTCGTGGACGACGGCCTCATCGAGCTGCGCGTGGAGGGCGTGGACGGCGCCGACATCCGCTGCACCATGATGAACGCGGGCGAGCTGGGTGAGCGCAAGTCGGTGAACCTGCCCGGCACCGCGGTGCCGCTGCCCGTGATGACCGAGCAGGATCGCGCCGACCTCCTGTTCGGCATCGGGCAGAAGGTGGACTTCGTGGCCGCCTCGTTCGTGCGTGATGCCGAAGGAGTGCGCGCCATCAGGCGTTTCTTGGACGAGAACGGCGGGGCGGGCATCATGCTCGTCGCCAAGATCGAATGCTCGGAGGCCGTGGAGGACTTCGACGCCATCCTCGAGGCGTCCGACGGCATCATGGTGGCGCGCGGCGACCTGGGCGTTGAGGTGGCCCCCTACCTCGTGCCGCACATCCAGAAGGAGATCATCCGCGCGTGCAAGCGCGCCTCGAAGCCGGTGATCACGGCCACGCAGATGCTCGAATCGATGGTGCGCAACCCGCGCCCCACGCGCGCCGAGGTGGGCGATGTGGCCAACGCCGTGTACGACGGCACCGACGCGGTCATGCTGTCGGGCGAGACGGCGATGGGCGCGTATCCCGTCGAAGCCGTGCGCGTGATGGCGCGCGTGGCCGAGGCGAGCGAGCCCTACCTCTACGACGAGGCTGCGCCCGACCGCAGCCGCGTGCACGCCCGGGTGTCGCTGGCCGTGGGGATGGCCGCCGTGCAGACGGCCGAGACGCTGGAGGCCGCCTGCATCGTGGCGCCCACGATGTCGGGGCGGACGGCGCGCCTCATGTCCAACCTGCGCCCGCGCGTGCCCGTCTTCGCCGTCACGCCGAACGCGCGCGTCATGCGCCAGCTGCAGCTGAGCTGGGGCGTCACCCCCATGCTGGGCGACGTGCAGGGCGACATGCGCCACATCATCGACGACGCGCGGGAGGCCGTCGTGCGCCGCGGGCTGGTGAAGCCCGGCGACGTGGCCGTGCTCACGGTGGGCGATCGCTCCACGAGCCCCGTGGAGCCCGGCATCGCGCGCGGCGAGGACGAGGCCGTGGCCACGAACGCCCTCTACGTCGTGCAGGTGCATGCCGAGGGCGAGGACGTGGACCGCTTGTGA